The genome window CGTCCGGTGAATAAAGCAAATATTTATAACGTGGACGACGGGAGTGTTGCTTTGCGAGCGAGACAGACAGGGAGTCAAACgcctttgttttattgacacGGTCCAGTACACGGACACACGCGGTCAGAGCCGCGCTTGCGGTCACAAGACGTCTTGGAAGGCACGGAGCGTGCTCAGCGCCGACACCAGGCAGCCGTCAAAGTTGGAGTGAGTGAAGGCGTCTCCGGCGCAAACCAGCAGGGGCCGCTCCGACAACGTCATGTGACCCGGGCAGCCCGCCACGGCGCTGGCCACCTGAGCGACACACGAGCGGGCTCTTACTGCTGAAGGCTCGGCACTCGCtcgccaggccaggccaggcttTTGGCTCACCTGCGAGTACCTCCACTTGTGGCACTTGACGCCCGTTGGCTGAGGCAGCGCGGGGACCAGCCGCTCGAGCTCCCGCAAGATGATGGGCCGCACTTCCTCGGCATCCCGCTCCAGGTGCCGCAGGCCAAAGGGCACGCCGGTGTGGACCACCAATGACGGCCCGGGACCCGCGTCCGCCTCTGGACACAAGCCGCGGGTTAtcggccgcccgcccgcccgcccgccgggCGAAATGCGAGCGCCTCACCTGCACCGCGTTTGCGGGAGTCCACGGAAGCGTAGCAGATGACTTTGGCCTCGTCATCGTCGCCGTTGTTATAGTAGCGGACAGCCCAGGGCACGCCCACGTCGGCCCCGGGAGGGAAGAAGAGCGCCAAGGCGAAACGGGAGGAATACGTCACGCCGCGCAACAGCTCTCTCTGCTGGACAGATAAAACTGACAGCACAGGCGCAATCAATTTGGGATATTGCGTTTCGAGAGAAGCCTGCCTAAATCGATTCAAGCGGGCTCACCGTCACCCAGGTCGCCTTCGAGCTGCAGAATTTGCGGAACGGGGATGGTCAAGAGCACAGAGTCAAAGTTGTGGCTCCCGCCTTGCTTCTTGCGGACCTCCCAGGAGGCGCCGTGGCGGTACAGACCGCTCACCTGATGCTCCAGGCATAAGTCGGCTCCTAGACAGCAAGGACGGACTAGTCACGAGGTGCCGCTGTGCGGGTGGCCACGCAAAGAGCAGTGACGCCATTCATTCGTCCACCCACCCACCGACTCACCCGACTGGCGCAGGAAGTGCTTCACCACGCTGCTCATGCCCAGCGGAGCCACGTAGTCCACGTTGCCGTCTTTGTGCCGCAAGCCCTCTACGGCGCAGTCGAGCGGGCGCAGGACGCCTGCCGCCAGCAGCTCCGAGTAGAAGCTGACGAGCGTGTTGGACTTTCCAAGAGCTTCCATTCCAAGTGTGATGGCTTTGGCGATACGAGTTTTGATTGTTGTGGACTGCTTACCTGTGGTGAGCGCGCGCATACTCGCGCGTGGCCGAGATATACTGGGCTCCGAGGTCGGCCGAATGGGACGACGGGTCGGGAGGACGGAACGTCGACATCCTTCCACCTGTCGcccgcgcgcgcacacacacgcgctcaAGCACGTTTGCCTTGGGAACGTCAACGACACCAGTCGATCACCATTCTTGGAGTGACAATTTGCCCACTTGGTTTCATCGTTCGCTTTCTGTGGTTGCAGGCGACGCGCATGCAGCCTAGCGTCTTCACGTGATGTTTGTTGTTGACTCGGACTCAGTGAGCGGCCAAGGTCGGCaaaagtgcgtgcgtgcgtgcgtgcgtgccacAAATGCCATTTTTCCGCCAAGGTGCCTGGTAACGACGTCTGCCAACAATCTTACTGGTTTCAACCGTCACTTTTCCTTGCGTTGAACgtcttgaagaaaaacagtttgcACTCATGGAACCTCTTTGGGACTGAACGCCTTTGCAACTGTgaccaaaaacaacattggCTACGAGCTTGCTGCGAACCTTTGCCGCTCACCGAGAGATCATCAGCCGTGCATAtctcgcgcgcgcgcgcggaCGGAACCGGCCGGcgtgggggaaagaaaaacaaagtgtaCGTGCAAATGACAAGCGTGTGGGTCGGCGCGCGTGCATGTCCTGACCGACTCCGCGGGCTTTGTCCCAGACGACGATGTGGACTTTTTTGTGCTTGAGCTCCTTCCTGAGCAGGTAGGCGCACAGGCTGCCGGTCAGGCCTGCCCCCACCACCAGAACCCGACTGGACGCATCGAGCACCCGCGACGGAGACGACATGTTTAGATCCTTCCGCTCCGAGTTAAAAGGAACTAGCTCGGCGGCTACTGGAAGTGACGTCGCGCCTGCGCCTATACTGCGGTGGGGGCGCATTCTTATGCGCATATGTCGTCGGttccgccggccggccgcggCTCGGACGCAGGAAAGAAACATGCAACAGTCAATCAAGAATCACGCTGTTTTATGAAATGCATTCATCGGAATTATTTTCGACGATGCGCCAGTGTCAAACGTCACCTGCATAAATGACGTCACCGCCAAGGGGCCGTGATCACGTGTCCCCAACCGGAAATCCGCTTCACTTCCTGACCCGCCAAACGTGAGTTGTTGGTTTGAGAGAATGCCATTGTTTGTCGTGTCAGAGTTTCCCTCGTCGTCGTCCAGCGTTCGGCTCCGATGGCGCAAGCAGGTACTCGCAAACGTCGACcggaggcgggcgggcgggcggtcgggcgcactccctccctccctccctctgctGTTTGTCGCAGCCTTTCCCGCATTCCAACAAGACACTGCCTTTTTCAATTGAAGCGAACATTCGAATGACCGTACTGTCGTCTTGAAGGAGCTCGCACAAGAGTGCTTTTTGGCTCCGTGCAACACGTGCGACACCACCGTTTGCGATTCGACAGGCGGCGGCGTACCAAGGGCCGACCCTGGCTGCGCAGGCTCAATACTTGTTGCGCACATTTTGGTGGAAGTTTGCGCTCCAATGGAGCAAGGCGGCCCTGTCAAAGCGTGTCGCGTTGCAGAGGGATGGCCGAATCTCGAGGGATCGTGGAGGAGCTGCTCGCGCTCTGCATCCAGCGAATGACGATGGAGGAGAAAGCCATGAACACCGAGCTGGGTGAGTTCCCCGGCCGGCGCGCCCGCTGGCCGCCCAATCATTGCCGCGTGGATCCCAGCCAAACCGAGCCCATGGCCTTGGCAGAGTTGATCGAGGTGGTGAAAAGCTTCGAGAGCGCCAGGAAGCAATGGCAGCGCGCCGAGACGGAGCTCAAGAAGTACAAGGAGCTGCTGGTCAAGTCGGACGTGGCCAAAGCTGCGCTGGAGGTCAAACTCAAGCATGCCCGCAACCAGCTGGACGTGGAGATGAGGAAACGTTACAAGATGGAGGGCGATTATCAGTACCTGGTGAGGCACAAAGAGCGGCTGTTTTGcgacgggcgggcgggcgggcgggcggccatCTTTTCCTCACGGCCTTTGCCGTCCGTCCTTTGTGCCGACAGCAGAGGCAAATGCAGCTCATGTGCGACATCCTGGTAAACGACAGCAAATCCAGCGCCTGTCTCAACGAGGAGCAGAAGTCCCTGCTGGCCGCCTTTGAGCACAAAGGCGCCAACAGGACTCGGCAGCACGGCAGCAAACGGTAAAAGGGTCAAACGCCGGCCGGAGCGCCGGCAGCAGTAAAGCCACTCTCGCCCGTTTCAGCTTGTCGGCCATCGACGAGTCGTCCTTCTTCTCGCACTCGGACATCAGCTACGACCGCACGGACGATGACGTGGTGAGCCGGTCGGTGGGTGGCGCGGCGCGGTGCGGCGGAAGCCGAGCCCGCTCACTTTGAGCTTTGGCGCTTTCAGGACCTGGACGCCTCCGCGCTCAAACCCCTGAGGTCACGGGCCCGAGAGCGGCGGGTAAGCCCGGGGCATGTCCGCAAAGCGCCCGCTCCCCAAAGAAAGCTTTTCTCCAAGAAAAGCCTTTGGCGCCGCTCCAGAGAAACGGCTCCCTCGGCCCATCTCCTTTTCCGACTTTGCGCCGTCTCTCGTAGCGTTCGTCCATGCCGCTGACGGCGCCGGGAAAGCAAGGGCCAGGCGGCGACGTTTCTGctgagctgctgctggagcGCAAAAGCGTGGAGAAGGTGAGAAAGTCCAAGCGCGGGGAAGCCACGGGGAGCGCCGTGACGCCAAGCCGAGGAAATGCCGAGAGAGCCCGACCCGTTTGACTTTGCGCCTCAGGAGGTGGAGACGGCCGTGCGGGCGATAGTGAGGGCACCCGGCGCCAGGGCCCTCGGCGCCAGGGCCCTCGTTGACACGCCACCCACGCCGGAGCGGCCCGAAGAGGGATTCGCCGGCGAGGGAGGTAAACGCAAGCGCGCCTTCCCCGCTCGTCCTCTGCTCTCTTCAGTCAAGCGCCCAAGCTCCAAATCAAAGCGCTTGATGAGCCGCCTCTTTTTGCTCGTGCAGAAGAAGCGCCTGAACCCGGCGGCCAGGCTGGCGTGCAGACGTGTCCCAAGCATGACTTTCTCTCCAAAACGGTGCCAGacggccgcccgcccgcccgcctgcccaAGTTGAAGCCAAAGCTTCACGCGCTCCTCCCCCGTCCGTCTGCCAGGTGATCCGGCCCGAGATGTGCTTGCCTTGCGGCAAGAGGATCCGCTTTGGCAGGATGGCGCTCAAGTGCAGAAGCTGTCGCCTGCTTTCTCATCCAGAGTGCAAAGCCAAGTGCATCCAGATGTGCGCTGCCCCCCGCCCGGCGGCGGCTGAGGCCACGGTCAGGATGACCTCCGTCCGAGGCCCGCGTTCACGTCGCGGCCGCCGCCCGCGTTCACGTCTCTGCTCCTCAGGTCCCGCTGGAGGCGTTAGCTCCCAGCAAGGCTCCCAGGATTCCGCCGCTGCTCGTAGAGTGCGTAAAGGAGATCGAAAGGAGGGGCTTACAGGAGGTGAGCCGAGTCGGTCGGTCGGCCAGGTGCAGACTCCCGACTCCGCTTTCTGCCTCCAGCGAGGCCTCTACAGAGTTCCCGGCGGCGAGCGGCAGGTCAAGGACTTGCGCCAGCTCTTGACGGCGGCcacagcgccgccgccgcgacTGAGCGAGGTGTCGGACATCCACGTGCTTTGCGGCGTCCTCAAAGACTTCCTGCGCAAGCTGAAGGAGCCGCTGCTCACCTTCAAGCTCCACCGCAGCTTCACGGCAGCTTCAGGTGGGCCCGGCCCGTCCCGTCCCATCGCCCGGCCCGTTTGCGTCCTAACTGCCGAGCTTTTGGCCAGAGATGAGCGACCACCAAAAGAGCTCGGGCGCCATGTTTCGGGCCATCGCCGAGCTGCCCAAGCCCAACCGGGACACGCTGGCCTTCCTCATGCTCCATTTGCACAAGTGAGTCCACTTGAGTGGCTGGCGCACACTAGTGTTTGTGctttaattagatttttttagtaGCGCCCTGCCACGACTTCCCAGGCCGGTCTTGTCCTTGTGTCGCAGGGTGATGCGGAGTCCTCAGTGCCAGATGGACCGGAATAATTTAGCCCGGGTTTTCGGACCCACCCTGATGGGACACGCGCTGTCTGACCCGTCGCCGTCGACGATCGTGCGGGACACAAATATTCAGCCTAAGgtcagcgagcgagcgagcgagcggcagCAGACccgcgtggctgcctgccggCCGgcctgccggccggccggcctgccggcctgcctgtctgctggcctgcctgcctgcctgacaCGTCATGTCGCCATCTTCCTCAGGTCATCGCTCACTTCTTGTCCTTCCCCGAGGACTACTGGAGGCGTGTCCTCGGCGACCAGGCGGCCGCTTGCCATAAGCGCTCCAGCCGAGGCGAAGGAGAGGGTACGGCCGCCGCTCGCCCGACCTCGTCCGGCCTTGTCGGGATTTCGGCTCGTTTCTTTGAGCCGCTGACGTCTCCCGAGCTGAACAAGCGCCGCGACGTGCCCGGCGAGACGGCCGCTCGAGGTCGCGCCGGCAACTTGGCAAAGTAAGCGACTCGCCCGGCGCCATTCggagccgtgctttgatttCTCAACGCTTGCTTCCCTTAGCAGCGGTTGCGCCGTGCCAGGCCGGCGCTTTTTCACATCACCCAGCTGACCTGGCGTCATCCAGCGTTACTCACAGTTGTAaggaatgaaaaataaatagatgaagagctgctgttgttgtttgtgtttcccTGCGCATGCAGTCACTGATGCTCGGTCGGATGCTTTTTAGTTGTCGTTTCCCTGGGCCGCCAGTATGGAGTTGCTATTTACTGAAGctgttaaagtcccaatgatggtcacacacacacctgggtgtggtgaaatttgtcctctgcattgaacccatccccgtgtgattttaatccatcccctgggggagaggggagcagtgagcagcagcggtgccgccgggctcgggaatcagttggtgatctaaccccccaattccaacccttaatgctgagtgccaagcagggaggcaatggctcccatttttatagtctttggtatgacccggccggccggggtttgaacccacaaccttccagtctcagggcggacactctaccactaggccactgagctagTAATTGTTGGAATTTGAGATGTGCTTCGTCTCGTCTTTGTTAAGCCAAAATCAAATCCGCCGAGATGGGCGGGGGCGAAAACGCAAGCGTGCAAAGTCAGCTGCGTGTGCTTCATTGCCACACGTGCTTCCTGAACACTAGGTGGCAACCGAGAGCTGACATCCGCAAATGAGCCACAAAGAAGAGCGAGAAGGCGGAAGCGGACGCCGCCGATTTGGGAGACGACGTGaaataatgaagaaaaagagcCGAATGCGAGCTCCTTGGATTGGACTTTACCCTTGGTCACAATGGCTACCCGGATTCTGCTTAAGGTAACCCATTGAACCAAGTTGAAAGTGAAACTTTTGGCCGGCtccagccaggcagccaccTGTTCGTTCAATAGTTGGGCAACGTATCGCGAGCATCCCAATCTTTGACGAACTGGTCAAATGTTGTGCATGGCGCGCGAGTTTTATTTTGGGCGGGCCGCTTGCTTACAAGACCAAGTGCATAgtacaaaatgaaagaatacTGCCTAGTACGTCAGCCGTCGTCCCACGCTCGGTACCATCGACGGTGAACAGCCTCCGTCAACTTGTTCGTACCCTGAATCATGTTACGCATGAGTCGACTTCAATACTGAGACGCCAGTGAGGCTGGGAGACGCGGCGAGGCGAGCGGCCAAGCCTTCCCAAAGGACTTCTTCATCGAGCCCGGTCGCCCAATCGGCCTCGCTCCTCCTCTGTCGGTATCTACGTGCAAATGTTGACGCGTTTGGCCAGCTCTCGGTCCAGGTCGTTAATCAGGCCGTCAAAGTCCTTCAGGCTGAGTCGGCAGTTAAACGGAGCATCAAAGTCCAGCAGGTCCTCGGCGCAGCAGCGTGGCGCTCGGCGGGCTCCCGAGCGCCACGCTTctcccccgccgccgccgccgtcgtcgtcgtcatcatcttcGCCACCTGCAATCAAATAACACGGGCGGCACAACAATCCAAACGCGCACGAGATGGCCTTTTGTCACAAGAGAACCTTCAAACGAAAACGTGACCTCCACCTGAACCTTCAAGACGTGGCAAAGTAAAACGTGACCTGGGTCGCTTTCGCTCCTCGCCACCTCGTCGTACTCGGCGTCCCGTCCGGGCGCGAGCCGCTGCCCGCTCCAGTCACCGGCGTAGCGGTTGGCTGGCGGCGGACTGTCCAAGCGGGCCACGGCGCCCCGGCCCCGGCGCCACACCGCTTCCGAAGCTCCGCCGTCTGGCCTCTGGCAGGTCGGCTTGGGCCGAGGAGCGGGGCAgacgtcgtcgtcgtcgtctgcTGGGATTCGGTGGGTCGGCACTGCGGAGGAAAGGCGCGGCCATCAAATTGTGCTGCAGGGCAAGGCGGGCGCTCTCCTCTTACCGGGCCACAGCCGCAGCAGGTAGTGCAAGGCCTCGATGTGAAGCTTGAAGTCGACGGCGCGGGCCGAATCCCCCGacgcctccccccctcccggcCCCCCTTTTGCCTCCGCCGCGCGTTTGAGCAGCACCGGGCCGAAGCAGACGGCCAGGTTTCGGTGCGTCATCCTGTTGCGAGGGCTGAAGTGGGCCACCAGGCTGAGATGGTCCAGCAGCAGAGTCAAAGTGGCCTGCAAGAGGAGAGAAGGCGGCCAACGCTCAGCGGGCAAAGGCGGCCCGGCCCGACCTGGCCCGGCCCAGCCTAGCCTGCCCTGGCCCGGCCCAGCCTGCCTCGGCCTGGCCCGGCCGTCTCACCCTCTCCGGCACCGGCAGACACGAGAGCAGCTCCACCGTGGCCCAGCGGACGTCCGGGCTCGGCGGCGGGGCGGGCCGCCGGGTCATGGCTTCCCTCACCACCTCGTACAAGGCGGCCGTGATGAGCGAAGACGGCAGCTCGCGCAGGAAGTCTTTGAGGATTCCTGCCCAGCCAAGAAGAGCGCGCTCTGGCCCGGGACCTTTCTCTTTTGCAACGGCTGACATCCTCACCCGTCAGGACGTTGACGTCGGGGTAGAGGTCCTCTCCGAGCCAGACGGCCGAGCTGTCGCTCTCGAAGCCGTCCCTCAGCTGCTTCTTGACTGCGGCCGAGCCGCACAGTCGGTAGAGACCCACGGCCTGAAGGACCACGACGACGGTGGCAGGCGTCACGAGTCGTCTCTGGGACGGAGCGTTTCCGGGCCCTACCTTCAGTCCTCGCCGTTCGATCTCCGCCACCGTCTTCTGGACCAGCAATGGCACGCCGCCGGCCGATCTTTCTTCCTCCAGCAGCCGACGCAGTTCCACCCCGAAGACACGAGCGGGTCCGCTCGGGTTAGCGGCCCCCTGAAAAGAGCCCAAACGGAGACGGGTCGCTCACGTttgtcggtcggtcggtcggtcgctCGGTGCCGCGTCGGCCGGCTTCTACCTGCGCGTCTCGTCGCTCCTGCAACGACACTTTGATGTCCAGACGGCCTTGGGGTTCCAGCTTGACGCTGAGCTGCCGAGCGCCACTTCCTGATATGGGCGCACGTCGGTGGGTGGTCACCAGCGTCCGACGCAGATGCGGCGGCGACGGAGCCGTACTGCACCTTTGAAGAGCGGCGGCAGGGCCACGCCCCCCAGACAGCAAACCACGTTGCCCGGCCGAGCCGCTCGGTCAAAGCGAGCGGCGGGACTAAGCACCGCCACTCCGAGTCGACGCGCTCGCTCCAGCTCCAGGCGGAAGGTGTGGTCCAAAGGAAGGGAGTGACCTCGCGGGCGAAGGAGGGAAGTCCTGGCTCGAGCCATTCCGTCAATCTGGATTGCCAGAAAAATGTCCCGGCTCTCGTCCGACCTGGAAAAAGAGGAGGCGGAGACACAAATGCTCACACTGGAGGTTGGCACCTGGCCTGTGCTTTTCTGCTCactcttttgtctttgtccGCTCCAGGTCCAGAGCCAGAAGGTGAACGCTCAGCATGCCGCTCACTACGTGGCGGAAGGAGGCCGGGTGGCTTGGTTGCCGCGGCGACGCTTCAGGTGAGTCCCCGTCGCTGAGATAGCCTGGCGAGAGAACACGTCGGTCACGGCGAGGCGAAGGAGGAGTCGGCCGAGCCGGGGCGAGGCGAAGGAGGAGTCGGCCGAGCCGGGGCGAGGCGAAGGAGGAGTCGGGGCGAGGCGAAGGAGGAGTCGGCCGAGCCGGGGCGAGGCGAAGGAGGAGTCGGCCGAGCCGGGGCGAGGCCCGGCCGGCcgac of Syngnathus acus chromosome 19, fSynAcu1.2, whole genome shotgun sequence contains these proteins:
- the si:ch1073-416j23.1 gene encoding rac GTPase-activating protein 1 isoform X5; the encoded protein is MAESRGIVEELLALCIQRMTMEEKAMNTELELIEVVKSFESARKQWQRAETELKKYKELLVKSDVAKAALEVKLKHARNQLDVEMRKRYKMEGDYQYLQRQMQLMCDILVNDSKSSACLNEEQKSLLAAFEHKGANRTRQHGSKRLSAIDESSFFSHSDISYDRTDDDVDLDASALKPLRSRARERRRSSMPLTAPGKQGPGGDVSAELLLERKSVEKEVETAVRAIVRAPGARALGARALVDTPPTPERPEEGFAGEGEEAPEPGGQAGVQTCPKHDFLSKTVIRPEMCLPCGKRIRFGRMALKCRSCRLLSHPECKAKCIQMCAAPRPAAAEATVPLEALAPSKAPRIPPLLVECVKEIERRGLQERGLYRVPGGERQVKDLRQLLTAATAPPPRLSEVSDIHVLCGVLKDFLRKLKEPLLTFKLHRSFTAASEMSDHQKSSGAMFRAIAELPKPNRDTLAFLMLHLHKVMRSPQCQMDRNNLARVFGPTLMGHALSDPSPSTIVRDTNIQPKVIAHFLSFPEDYWRRVLGDQAAACHKRSSRGEGEGTAAARPTSSGLVGISARFFEPLTSPELNKRRDVPGETAARGRAGNLANSGCAVPGRRFFTSPS
- the si:ch1073-416j23.1 gene encoding rac GTPase-activating protein 1 isoform X2 → MTSPPRGRDHVSPTGNPLHFLTRQTGMAESRGIVEELLALCIQRMTMEEKAMNTELGEFPGRRARWPPNHCRVDPSQTEPMALAELIEVVKSFESARKQWQRAETELKKYKELLVKSDVAKAALEVKLKHARNQLDVEMRKRYKMEGDYQYLQRQMQLMCDILVNDSKSSACLNEEQKSLLAAFEHKGANRTRQHGSKRLSAIDESSFFSHSDISYDRTDDDVDLDASALKPLRSRARERRRSSMPLTAPGKQGPGGDVSAELLLERKSVEKEVETAVRAIVRAPGARALGARALVDTPPTPERPEEGFAGEGEEAPEPGGQAGVQTCPKHDFLSKTVIRPEMCLPCGKRIRFGRMALKCRSCRLLSHPECKAKCIQMCAAPRPAAAEATVPLEALAPSKAPRIPPLLVECVKEIERRGLQERGLYRVPGGERQVKDLRQLLTAATAPPPRLSEVSDIHVLCGVLKDFLRKLKEPLLTFKLHRSFTAASEMSDHQKSSGAMFRAIAELPKPNRDTLAFLMLHLHKVMRSPQCQMDRNNLARVFGPTLMGHALSDPSPSTIVRDTNIQPKVIAHFLSFPEDYWRRVLGDQAAACHKRSSRGEGEGTAAARPTSSGLVGISARFFEPLTSPELNKRRDVPGETAARGRAGNLANGCAVPGRRFFTSPS
- the si:ch1073-416j23.1 gene encoding rac GTPase-activating protein 1 isoform X1, whose translation is MTSPPRGRDHVSPTGNPLHFLTRQTGMAESRGIVEELLALCIQRMTMEEKAMNTELGEFPGRRARWPPNHCRVDPSQTEPMALAELIEVVKSFESARKQWQRAETELKKYKELLVKSDVAKAALEVKLKHARNQLDVEMRKRYKMEGDYQYLQRQMQLMCDILVNDSKSSACLNEEQKSLLAAFEHKGANRTRQHGSKRLSAIDESSFFSHSDISYDRTDDDVDLDASALKPLRSRARERRRSSMPLTAPGKQGPGGDVSAELLLERKSVEKEVETAVRAIVRAPGARALGARALVDTPPTPERPEEGFAGEGEEAPEPGGQAGVQTCPKHDFLSKTVIRPEMCLPCGKRIRFGRMALKCRSCRLLSHPECKAKCIQMCAAPRPAAAEATVPLEALAPSKAPRIPPLLVECVKEIERRGLQERGLYRVPGGERQVKDLRQLLTAATAPPPRLSEVSDIHVLCGVLKDFLRKLKEPLLTFKLHRSFTAASEMSDHQKSSGAMFRAIAELPKPNRDTLAFLMLHLHKVMRSPQCQMDRNNLARVFGPTLMGHALSDPSPSTIVRDTNIQPKVIAHFLSFPEDYWRRVLGDQAAACHKRSSRGEGEGTAAARPTSSGLVGISARFFEPLTSPELNKRRDVPGETAARGRAGNLANSGCAVPGRRFFTSPS
- the si:ch1073-416j23.1 gene encoding rac GTPase-activating protein 1 isoform X4, which produces MTSPPRGRDHVSPTGNPLHFLTRQTGMAESRGIVEELLALCIQRMTMEEKAMNTELELIEVVKSFESARKQWQRAETELKKYKELLVKSDVAKAALEVKLKHARNQLDVEMRKRYKMEGDYQYLQRQMQLMCDILVNDSKSSACLNEEQKSLLAAFEHKGANRTRQHGSKRLSAIDESSFFSHSDISYDRTDDDVDLDASALKPLRSRARERRRSSMPLTAPGKQGPGGDVSAELLLERKSVEKEVETAVRAIVRAPGARALGARALVDTPPTPERPEEGFAGEGEEAPEPGGQAGVQTCPKHDFLSKTVIRPEMCLPCGKRIRFGRMALKCRSCRLLSHPECKAKCIQMCAAPRPAAAEATVPLEALAPSKAPRIPPLLVECVKEIERRGLQERGLYRVPGGERQVKDLRQLLTAATAPPPRLSEVSDIHVLCGVLKDFLRKLKEPLLTFKLHRSFTAASEMSDHQKSSGAMFRAIAELPKPNRDTLAFLMLHLHKVMRSPQCQMDRNNLARVFGPTLMGHALSDPSPSTIVRDTNIQPKVIAHFLSFPEDYWRRVLGDQAAACHKRSSRGEGEGTAAARPTSSGLVGISARFFEPLTSPELNKRRDVPGETAARGRAGNLANSGCAVPGRRFFTSPS
- the rnls gene encoding renalase, coding for MSSPSRVLDASSRVLVVGAGLTGSLCAYLLRKELKHKKVHIVVWDKARGVGGRMSTFRPPDPSSHSADLGAQYISATREYARAHHSFYSELLAAGVLRPLDCAVEGLRHKDGNVDYVAPLGMSSVVKHFLRQSGADLCLEHQVSGLYRHGASWEVRKKQGGSHNFDSVLLTIPVPQILQLEGDLGDVLSVQQRELLRGVTYSSRFALALFFPPGADVGVPWAVRYYNNGDDDEAKVICYASVDSRKRGAEADAGPGPSLVVHTGVPFGLRHLERDAEEVRPIILRELERLVPALPQPTGVKCHKWRYSQVASAVAGCPGHMTLSERPLLVCAGDAFTHSNFDGCLVSALSTLRAFQDVL
- the si:ch1073-416j23.1 gene encoding rac GTPase-activating protein 1 isoform X3; translation: MAESRGIVEELLALCIQRMTMEEKAMNTELGEFPGRRARWPPNHCRVDPSQTEPMALAELIEVVKSFESARKQWQRAETELKKYKELLVKSDVAKAALEVKLKHARNQLDVEMRKRYKMEGDYQYLQRQMQLMCDILVNDSKSSACLNEEQKSLLAAFEHKGANRTRQHGSKRLSAIDESSFFSHSDISYDRTDDDVDLDASALKPLRSRARERRRSSMPLTAPGKQGPGGDVSAELLLERKSVEKEVETAVRAIVRAPGARALGARALVDTPPTPERPEEGFAGEGEEAPEPGGQAGVQTCPKHDFLSKTVIRPEMCLPCGKRIRFGRMALKCRSCRLLSHPECKAKCIQMCAAPRPAAAEATVPLEALAPSKAPRIPPLLVECVKEIERRGLQERGLYRVPGGERQVKDLRQLLTAATAPPPRLSEVSDIHVLCGVLKDFLRKLKEPLLTFKLHRSFTAASEMSDHQKSSGAMFRAIAELPKPNRDTLAFLMLHLHKVMRSPQCQMDRNNLARVFGPTLMGHALSDPSPSTIVRDTNIQPKVIAHFLSFPEDYWRRVLGDQAAACHKRSSRGEGEGTAAARPTSSGLVGISARFFEPLTSPELNKRRDVPGETAARGRAGNLANSGCAVPGRRFFTSPS